One Ogataea parapolymorpha DL-1 chromosome VI, whole genome shotgun sequence DNA window includes the following coding sequences:
- a CDS encoding Riboflavin transporter MCH5, giving the protein MTKPTTQGSERFGSETIELRHRTLSIESVSVDEDEIEYPDGGIKAYTVLFGAFLGFTVNFGLINSVGAVQSYLNNHQLQNVSSSISSLIFSIFLCISYVAGIFSGVLFDEFGSRIPMATGTVLLFLGLFLTGECESVAAFVLVFGVIAGTSLGFLMSPLGGVVSHYFMKKRARAFAIATLGGSVGGVVFPLILNKLYTTVGFKWTMRILAFICSGLLVVSFTLSKERLRPESPFADKQLPYGKKLKLVLKNVYFMSKRSIDFKALKDPKFLFCTLGGAFTEVSLVCSLTYYASFIIYIGYTETQGNTMLTIVNAVGVIGRFIPGVIADKIGPFNVMIVMSAGIALSDLALWLGYATTSKSLASLYTFATIYGFFSSSALSLTPACCAAVSPTKDFGKRYATLSFVIGVLFLGGLTAGGAIIGKQSVASYQYFVAYTGTLAAIACAIWITARIHITGWKFLARA; this is encoded by the coding sequence ATGACTAAACCTACCACCCAAGGCTCCGAGCGCTTTGGCTCCGAAACCATCGAGCTGCGCCACCGCACGCTGTCCATCGAGTCGGTGTCTGTggatgaggacgaaatcGAGTATCCAGATGGTGGTATCAAGGCATACACTGTGCTCTTTGGCGCATTTCTGGGATTCACCGTCAATTTTGGGCTTATCAACTCTGTTGGAGCGGTGCAGTCATATTTAAATAATCACCAGTTGCAGAACGTGTCGTCTTCCATCTCGTCGCttattttttccatttttctgtGCATCAGCTACGTTGCCGGCATTTTTTCTGGCgtgctgtttgacgagttcGGCAGCCGCATCCCTATGGCTACCGGGACCGTCCTGCTCTTTTTAGGGCTTTTTCTTACCGGCGAATGCGAGTCGGTGGCCGCGTTCGTGCTCGTGTTTGGAGTCATTGCCGGCACGTCGCTTGGCTTTCTGATGTCGCCGCTTGGAGGAGTGGTGTCGCACTATTTCATGAAAAAACGGGCCCGTGCATTTGCAATTGCCACCCTCGGCGGGTCCGTGGGCGGCGTGGTGTTCCCGCTaattctcaacaagctgtacACGACGGTCGGCTTCAAGTGGACCATGCGAATTCTTGCATTTATCTGTTCTGGCCTTCTTGTCGTCTCGTTTACCTTGAGCAAAGAAAGACTGAGGCCCGAGTCGCCGTTCGCAGACAAGCAGCTCCCGTACGGAAAAAAGCTCAAGCTCGTGCTCAAGAATGTCTACTTTATGAGCAAgcggtcgatcgacttcAAGGCACTCAAAGACCCAAAGTTTCTATTTTGCACTCTTGGCGGAGCATTTACTGAAGTGTCGCTCGTGTGCTCTTTGACTTATTATGCCTCCTTTATTATCTACATTGGCTACACAGAAACACAGGGAAACACGATGCTGACCATCGTCAACGCGGTAGGCGTAATTGGCCGCTTCATCCCGGGCGTCATCGCCGACAAAATCGGGCCATTCAACGTGATGATTGTCATGTCTGCCGGAATTGCGCTCTCGGACCTCGCACTGTGGCTCGGCTACGCAACGACGTCGAAAAGCCTGGCCTCGCTGTACACGTTTGCGACGATCTACggctttttcagctcctcggcaCTCAGTCTGACTCCGGCCTGCTGCGCAGCCGTCTCGCCAACAAAAGATTTCGGCAAAAGATACGCGACACTCTCGTTTGTGATAGGGGTGCTCTTCTTGGGTGGCCTCACGGCGGGCGGTGCCATCATCGGCAAACAGTCGGTCGCGTCGTACCAGTACTTTGTAGCCTACACGGGGACATTGGCAGCAATCGCCTGTGCCATCTGGATCACGGCCCGCATCCACATCACCGGCTGGAAATTCCTCGCAAGAGCTTGA